Proteins from one Paenibacillus amylolyticus genomic window:
- a CDS encoding flagellar hook-length control protein FliK, whose translation MSIVYQMASTASAKATGTAQTTGAQSKGSTAGTSGEFLQTLAQSLSGGNTEGDSSSAAGSLTANPLVFSFATSEEGEETSITDVLNSLFTDLDSLDEALENDPTLLAGLQTLIQQLYAQLNDASGTNAEGSDESPDGAKSASVVPAIELSQHPAAVRFVLQDVLTQLVAAMNEPESTVAKNAPEFKHLLQSLQSQLQEAGVDTTSNKGWTELKSILDTLTAVKDQAVQVAPATSPQASKQDSAVPQVIVAAVANSGTQVKDETETTSASKAGGEVEHTTIITAGELSLRSSGTTAGKPAEPVMQTSQFAKEITQFVVNKLDIVQQKGFSEATISLRPEHLGKLDVQITLQNGQLVARFMTEHTMAKDMLEQQMTQLRSSLQAQGIQVERLEVTQNSSIGSQMYQDGGRQPGSNSQQQRRSREREEQSDDAVATAGMQEELRNWRSEQVEGNELQRDTFSAKA comes from the coding sequence ATGTCGATTGTATATCAAATGGCATCCACAGCATCTGCAAAAGCAACGGGAACAGCTCAGACGACTGGAGCACAATCGAAAGGTTCAACTGCAGGGACTAGCGGTGAATTCCTCCAAACTCTTGCACAATCGTTATCGGGTGGAAACACAGAAGGTGATAGTTCAAGCGCTGCTGGAAGCCTAACTGCCAATCCGTTGGTCTTTTCTTTTGCTACAAGTGAAGAAGGGGAAGAGACATCAATCACGGATGTGCTGAACTCGTTGTTCACGGACTTGGATTCGCTTGACGAAGCTTTGGAAAATGATCCAACTCTGCTTGCAGGCTTGCAGACTCTGATTCAACAGTTGTATGCACAGCTAAATGATGCTTCTGGTACGAACGCAGAAGGTTCCGACGAGTCTCCGGATGGAGCAAAAAGCGCAAGTGTAGTACCTGCAATTGAATTGTCACAGCATCCGGCAGCTGTACGGTTTGTTCTGCAGGATGTGCTTACACAATTAGTAGCCGCGATGAATGAACCTGAGAGTACTGTTGCGAAGAACGCTCCTGAATTCAAGCATCTGCTGCAATCTCTGCAGAGCCAGCTTCAAGAGGCTGGAGTGGATACGACGAGTAACAAGGGATGGACTGAACTGAAGTCCATACTGGATACATTGACTGCAGTTAAGGATCAGGCTGTGCAAGTTGCTCCAGCGACTTCACCTCAAGCGTCGAAACAAGATTCGGCCGTACCTCAGGTTATTGTTGCGGCAGTGGCGAACTCTGGAACCCAGGTAAAAGATGAGACGGAAACGACCTCTGCTTCAAAAGCAGGTGGAGAAGTGGAACACACAACCATCATTACTGCGGGAGAGCTGTCCTTGCGTTCATCAGGAACTACAGCAGGAAAACCGGCTGAGCCTGTAATGCAAACCTCACAGTTCGCCAAAGAAATTACACAGTTTGTAGTCAACAAGCTGGATATTGTACAGCAAAAAGGATTTTCCGAGGCGACCATCTCGCTACGGCCTGAGCATCTAGGGAAGTTGGACGTTCAAATCACCTTACAGAACGGGCAATTGGTGGCACGGTTTATGACTGAGCATACGATGGCCAAAGACATGCTCGAACAACAAATGACGCAGCTGCGTTCTTCACTTCAAGCCCAGGGAATTCAAGTGGAACGACTTGAGGTGACCCAGAACAGTTCAATCGGATCACAGATGTATCAGGACGGAGGCCGTCAGCCGGGAAGTAACTCTCAGCAACAACGCCGTTCGCGTGAGCGTGAGGAACAATCGGATGATGCTGTAGCTACCGCAGGAATGCAAGAGGAATTGCGTAACTGGCGGAGCGAGCAAGTCGAAGGAAATGAATTACAGAGAGATACGTTTAGTGCTAAGGCTTAA
- the fliP gene encoding flagellar type III secretion system pore protein FliP (The bacterial flagellar biogenesis protein FliP forms a type III secretion system (T3SS)-type pore required for flagellar assembly.), which produces MKKKIWLACCLLGLISLASVTVAFAEPIPNIDIQIGNGDGGTPSTSSLSIILLITVLSIAPAMLVLMTSFTRIVIVLGFVRTSLGTQQMPPNQVLVGLALFLTLFIMSPTLSSINQVALQPYLQGELTQTEALEKAADPIKKFMFTHTREKDLLLFMKYNQTEQPKTYQDIPITVMVPAYVISELKTAFQMGFMIFIPFLVIDIVVASTLMAMGMMMLPPVMISLPFKILLFVLVDGWYLVVKSLLLSFNT; this is translated from the coding sequence ATGAAGAAAAAGATTTGGTTAGCGTGTTGTTTATTAGGACTTATCAGTCTGGCATCTGTAACGGTTGCCTTTGCCGAACCGATTCCGAATATTGATATTCAGATCGGAAACGGGGACGGAGGCACACCAAGTACGAGTTCACTGTCCATTATTTTGTTAATTACGGTGCTTAGTATTGCTCCAGCAATGCTTGTACTGATGACCAGTTTTACTCGGATTGTGATTGTGCTCGGTTTTGTACGTACATCTTTGGGTACACAACAAATGCCACCCAATCAGGTGCTGGTCGGTTTGGCGCTATTTCTGACACTTTTCATTATGTCGCCAACGCTATCTTCCATAAATCAGGTAGCGCTTCAGCCCTATCTCCAGGGAGAACTTACGCAAACTGAGGCACTTGAAAAAGCAGCAGATCCCATAAAGAAATTTATGTTTACTCACACGAGAGAAAAAGATCTATTGCTATTTATGAAGTACAATCAGACTGAGCAGCCAAAAACCTATCAGGATATCCCAATCACTGTGATGGTGCCGGCATATGTAATCAGTGAGTTGAAGACAGCATTCCAGATGGGGTTTATGATTTTTATTCCGTTTCTGGTTATAGACATTGTTGTCGCGAGTACACTCATGGCAATGGGGATGATGATGCTTCCGCCGGTCATGATCTCATTACCTTTCAAAATACTGCTTTTTGTGCTTGTGGACGGGTGGTATCTGGTTGTCAAGTCACTGTTACTGAGTTTTAACACTTGA
- a CDS encoding flagellar hook capping FlgD N-terminal domain-containing protein — MANEIVSTNNTWPNYSAANKATTSAATKELGKDQFLKILITQLQNQDPMQPMEDKEFIAQMAQFSSVEQLVNISTQLKTLNQSLGAVSGMIGMEVSWLSSNKDDNGTLRQGIVDSIIVRDSVQYAKVGNDEIKLDEIIQVNYPKQAEESQTPVQNVQDLTPGTNESQEVESSAETGETEDSGKTI, encoded by the coding sequence ATGGCTAATGAAATTGTTTCAACAAATAATACTTGGCCGAACTATTCGGCAGCTAATAAAGCAACCACAAGTGCTGCAACAAAAGAATTAGGTAAAGATCAGTTTCTAAAAATCCTGATTACCCAACTGCAAAACCAAGACCCTATGCAGCCGATGGAGGATAAGGAATTTATCGCTCAAATGGCACAGTTCAGCTCCGTGGAACAACTGGTCAACATATCTACACAGCTTAAAACATTGAACCAGTCACTTGGGGCTGTATCCGGCATGATTGGCATGGAGGTAAGTTGGCTTTCTTCTAATAAAGATGACAACGGAACTTTGCGTCAGGGTATTGTGGATTCCATCATAGTAAGAGATAGCGTTCAATACGCAAAAGTGGGCAACGACGAGATTAAGCTTGATGAGATCATTCAGGTGAATTATCCAAAACAGGCAGAAGAGAGTCAAACTCCGGTGCAGAACGTTCAGGATTTAACCCCTGGAACGAACGAGAGCCAGGAAGTTGAATCTTCCGCTGAAACGGGTGAGACGGAAGATAGCGGGAAAACGATATGA
- a CDS encoding TIGR02530 family flagellar biosynthesis protein: protein MSDRITVGQLYSGTIKPNMLQRPKTGESSAVPEKPFAKVLEDNLLKLSNHAAKRLEQRGIELKTEQMEKIGSALDKAAAKGAKESLILMQDMAFIVNVKNRTVVTAMDSESMKDNVFTQIDSAVIIS from the coding sequence ATGAGTGATCGCATAACGGTTGGACAGTTATATTCAGGCACAATTAAACCGAATATGCTTCAAAGACCCAAAACGGGAGAATCATCGGCTGTTCCCGAAAAACCTTTTGCAAAGGTACTGGAAGATAATCTTCTGAAATTGAGCAATCATGCTGCCAAACGATTGGAACAGCGTGGTATTGAGCTCAAGACCGAACAAATGGAGAAAATTGGTTCTGCTTTGGACAAAGCTGCTGCCAAAGGAGCCAAAGAGTCATTGATTTTAATGCAGGATATGGCTTTTATCGTCAATGTCAAAAATCGCACTGTGGTTACAGCTATGGATAGTGAGAGCATGAAGGACAATGTGTTCACTCAGATTGATAGTGCTGTAATCATCTCTTGA
- the fliR gene encoding flagellar biosynthetic protein FliR: METLLQSFPVALLMFCRITSFFVTAPIFSARNVPASVKIGLSAFVTLTVYMIYGINQTVPTDLSYILLIIREILIGLLLGFVAYLLMTAVQTAGAFIDIQIGFGIANVYDPMTGASAPLTGNFKYAFAVLLFLTMNGHHYLLDALVYSYRWIPLSNVFFLRLADGSIAEFLIRTLGESFMLAFQMAAPMVVALFLTDVGLGFLAKTAPQFNVFAVGMPLKVLVGLAILLLLVPSFAFVFGQLFEVMFRSMEKLLGTIGQRPG; the protein is encoded by the coding sequence ATGGAGACATTATTGCAAAGTTTCCCTGTCGCTCTGCTTATGTTTTGTCGAATCACATCATTTTTTGTAACTGCCCCCATCTTTTCGGCTCGAAATGTACCGGCTTCAGTCAAAATTGGACTGTCTGCTTTTGTCACATTGACTGTATATATGATATATGGCATTAACCAGACGGTACCTACAGATCTGAGTTATATTTTGCTCATCATCAGAGAGATCTTGATTGGTTTGCTTTTGGGGTTTGTTGCGTATCTGTTGATGACGGCTGTACAGACAGCAGGTGCTTTTATTGATATACAAATTGGTTTTGGTATTGCGAACGTATATGATCCGATGACTGGTGCTTCAGCGCCGCTTACAGGTAACTTCAAATATGCATTTGCAGTACTTTTATTCCTTACCATGAATGGACATCATTATCTGCTGGATGCTCTCGTATATAGTTATCGATGGATCCCGTTGTCAAATGTATTTTTCTTAAGGTTAGCCGATGGAAGTATTGCTGAATTTTTGATTCGTACGCTAGGGGAGTCATTTATGCTTGCTTTTCAGATGGCTGCACCGATGGTCGTTGCTTTGTTTTTGACCGATGTAGGATTAGGATTTTTGGCCAAAACGGCTCCTCAATTTAATGTATTTGCTGTGGGAATGCCGCTTAAAGTGCTCGTCGGGCTTGCTATTTTGCTTTTGTTGGTTCCCAGCTTCGCCTTTGTATTTGGTCAATTGTTCGAAGTAATGTTCAGATCCATGGAAAAATTGCTTGGGACCATTGGGCAAAGGCCGGGATGA
- the fliY gene encoding flagellar motor switch phosphatase FliY, which produces MTSKDYLSQEEIDALLRQSESINNSEPAEKTVDDFLTELEQDALGEIGNITFGSAATALSTLLGLKVDITTPKVSIISRTQFEEAFPKPHVAVHVNYVDGFEGINSLVIKKRDAQVIADLMLGGEGNPADEELNEIHISAVQEAMNQMMGSSATSMSTIFNRFVNISPPGIDILNLESGEGVSNLPADETLIQVSFRLLIGDLIDSNLMQLLPVHFAKNMVDMLIGGAQESTASAPVASTPEPAPVPATPPPVAEQPPVQHQQPPQAPQQPVQDYNGYGQAPMGMPQGMPPQQPYGMPPQQPYGAPQHYGGMPNRNVNVQPVQFANLQNGAFGQVDENNLNLLMDIPLKVTVELGRTQKQIKDILELSQGSIVELDKLAGEPVDILVNNKLIAKGEVVVIDENFGVRVIDIVSQWDRIQKLQ; this is translated from the coding sequence TTGACGAGTAAGGATTATTTATCCCAAGAAGAAATCGATGCTTTGCTCAGGCAATCGGAATCGATAAACAACTCGGAACCCGCTGAAAAGACGGTTGATGATTTTTTGACCGAGCTGGAACAGGATGCCTTGGGGGAGATTGGTAACATTACATTTGGTAGCGCGGCAACAGCCTTATCCACGCTATTGGGCCTTAAAGTAGATATTACAACACCTAAGGTTTCTATCATTAGTCGAACACAGTTTGAAGAAGCTTTTCCTAAACCGCATGTTGCCGTTCATGTGAATTACGTGGATGGATTTGAAGGCATTAACTCACTTGTTATCAAGAAGAGAGATGCTCAAGTCATCGCTGATTTGATGCTGGGTGGCGAAGGAAATCCGGCCGATGAAGAACTGAATGAAATCCATATCAGTGCGGTACAGGAAGCAATGAACCAGATGATGGGTTCCTCTGCAACCTCAATGTCCACGATTTTTAATCGTTTTGTGAATATTTCTCCTCCGGGAATTGATATTCTCAATCTGGAGAGTGGAGAGGGCGTAAGTAATCTACCAGCAGATGAGACACTTATTCAAGTTTCGTTTCGTTTGTTAATCGGGGATCTGATCGATTCCAATCTGATGCAGTTGCTACCAGTGCATTTTGCCAAAAACATGGTAGATATGCTGATTGGAGGCGCTCAGGAGTCAACTGCTAGCGCACCAGTCGCATCAACACCTGAACCTGCACCAGTGCCAGCTACGCCACCACCAGTGGCTGAGCAGCCGCCGGTTCAACACCAGCAGCCCCCACAGGCACCTCAGCAGCCTGTTCAGGACTACAACGGATATGGACAGGCCCCAATGGGAATGCCGCAAGGGATGCCTCCACAGCAGCCGTATGGGATGCCACCGCAGCAACCTTATGGTGCACCTCAACATTACGGTGGAATGCCAAACAGGAATGTTAACGTACAACCAGTTCAATTCGCCAATTTGCAAAATGGGGCGTTTGGCCAGGTAGACGAAAACAATTTGAATTTATTGATGGACATTCCCCTTAAAGTCACCGTAGAATTAGGAAGGACCCAGAAGCAAATTAAAGATATTTTGGAACTGTCACAGGGTTCAATTGTCGAACTGGATAAGTTAGCCGGGGAACCTGTCGATATTTTGGTGAATAACAAACTGATCGCCAAGGGAGAAGTTGTCGTTATTGACGAAAACTTTGGTGTTCGTGTTATAGATATCGTTAGCCAATGGGACCGAATTCAGAAATTACAATAA
- a CDS encoding response regulator, with the protein MANRILVVDDAAFMRMMIRDILSKNGYEVVGEAQDGSQAIEKFKELRPDLITMDITMPEMDGIAALKEIKKIDANAKVIMCSAMGQQAMVIDAIQAGAKDFIVKPFQSDRVIEAISKTLGV; encoded by the coding sequence ATGGCAAACCGAATTTTAGTCGTAGACGACGCTGCATTTATGAGAATGATGATCCGGGACATTTTGTCCAAAAACGGATATGAGGTTGTTGGTGAGGCACAGGATGGTTCACAAGCAATTGAGAAATTTAAAGAGCTTCGTCCGGATCTGATCACAATGGATATTACGATGCCCGAAATGGATGGCATTGCAGCTTTGAAAGAAATCAAGAAGATTGATGCTAACGCAAAAGTGATTATGTGCTCTGCGATGGGTCAACAAGCCATGGTTATTGATGCTATTCAGGCAGGTGCCAAAGACTTCATCGTAAAACCTTTCCAATCTGATCGGGTTATCGAAGCGATTAGCAAGACACTGGGCGTTTAA
- the fliI gene encoding flagellar protein export ATPase FliI codes for MKVLSSQRYMEHLRQFDPVRINGKVTQVIGLMVESEGPDASIGDVCYIYPGKSAKPLQAEVVGFRDNKVLLMPLGELQSIGPGCDVVGTGKPLGVQVGSELLGKVLDGLGQPLDGSLLPSRMPMYSTSNTPVNPMDRPRVLETMGVGVRAIDGLLTVGKGQRVGIFAGSGVGKSTLMGMIARNTAADVNVIALVGERGREVRDFIERDLGPEGLERSVVIVATSDQPALIRIKGAVIATTIAEYFRDRGMNVMLMMDSVTRYAMAQREVGLAVGEPPAMRGYTPSVFASLPKLLERAGTGPSGSITAFYTVLVDGDDMNEPIADAVRGILDGHIVLNRSIANKGHFPAIDVLASISRVMKDIAPEEQLEAVNNMKRLMAVYKESEDLINIGAYQRGSNAAIDESIDQIDSIWNFTKQKVDEKVTLSEVQERLILEFARR; via the coding sequence ATGAAGGTTCTTAGTTCACAGCGATACATGGAACATTTGCGGCAATTCGATCCTGTTCGTATTAACGGCAAAGTTACGCAGGTCATTGGTCTGATGGTGGAGTCCGAAGGGCCAGATGCGAGTATCGGTGACGTATGTTATATCTACCCTGGCAAATCAGCCAAGCCTCTACAAGCCGAAGTCGTTGGGTTTCGAGATAACAAAGTGTTGCTTATGCCGCTGGGTGAACTTCAATCTATCGGCCCTGGTTGCGATGTAGTAGGTACGGGTAAACCACTCGGTGTTCAGGTGGGCTCCGAATTACTCGGTAAGGTATTGGACGGACTTGGACAACCGCTGGATGGTTCCCTCCTTCCGTCCAGAATGCCGATGTACTCTACTTCCAATACTCCAGTCAATCCAATGGATCGTCCACGTGTACTTGAAACGATGGGTGTAGGTGTAAGAGCTATTGATGGATTGCTGACCGTTGGTAAGGGACAGCGTGTGGGTATTTTTGCCGGTTCCGGTGTTGGTAAGAGTACATTGATGGGCATGATTGCTCGTAATACAGCAGCAGATGTCAATGTCATCGCACTTGTGGGTGAACGTGGACGTGAGGTGCGCGACTTTATTGAACGGGATCTGGGTCCGGAAGGACTGGAGCGCTCCGTAGTCATTGTAGCAACTTCAGATCAGCCTGCCTTGATTCGGATCAAGGGAGCCGTTATTGCGACTACGATTGCAGAGTATTTCCGGGATCGTGGAATGAACGTGATGCTCATGATGGATTCGGTAACTCGATATGCGATGGCGCAAAGGGAAGTGGGTCTGGCTGTAGGTGAACCTCCGGCAATGAGAGGATATACGCCTTCGGTTTTTGCAAGTCTGCCCAAACTGCTTGAACGGGCGGGGACAGGACCTTCGGGCTCGATTACAGCCTTTTACACCGTGTTGGTCGATGGGGATGATATGAATGAACCGATCGCAGATGCAGTGAGGGGTATTTTGGATGGACACATTGTATTAAATCGATCCATTGCGAATAAGGGTCATTTCCCAGCGATTGATGTGCTGGCCAGCATAAGTCGTGTTATGAAGGACATTGCTCCGGAAGAACAGTTGGAAGCTGTTAATAATATGAAACGTTTGATGGCTGTGTACAAAGAATCGGAAGATTTGATCAATATTGGGGCTTACCAGCGGGGATCCAATGCAGCCATAGATGAATCGATAGACCAGATTGATAGTATATGGAACTTTACCAAGCAGAAAGTCGACGAGAAAGTCACCTTAAGTGAAGTACAGGAACGTTTGATTCTTGAATTTGCAAGGAGATGA
- a CDS encoding flagellar biosynthetic protein FliO produces MAQGDIPGGAGAGTNYYLQLVWVIVVLAVILVLIVYLIRFLNKRNQQWFRNGTIRILGGVGLGQNKSLQIIEIGGSVYLLGVGEDIQLVDKVSDLEEAQRIIDSFERDAAAQQGSFSPLIAKLAKRFRKDEPPREMELEDTTSFHEMFESKLRQMPNRKEKMEKLLDKDNTTDRSRDS; encoded by the coding sequence ATGGCTCAGGGTGATATACCAGGAGGAGCTGGCGCGGGAACCAATTATTATTTACAGCTTGTATGGGTGATTGTTGTCCTGGCCGTCATCCTGGTCCTTATTGTCTATCTAATCCGATTCTTAAATAAACGGAATCAACAGTGGTTCCGGAACGGCACGATTCGTATTCTGGGCGGGGTTGGACTGGGACAAAACAAGTCGCTGCAAATAATAGAAATTGGTGGAAGTGTATATCTGCTTGGTGTAGGTGAAGACATCCAGTTGGTAGATAAGGTTTCAGATTTGGAAGAGGCGCAAAGAATCATTGATTCCTTCGAACGAGATGCTGCTGCACAACAAGGTAGTTTCTCTCCTCTGATTGCCAAGCTCGCAAAACGCTTCCGTAAAGATGAACCGCCGCGGGAAATGGAACTAGAGGACACAACTTCTTTTCACGAAATGTTTGAATCCAAACTGCGGCAGATGCCTAACCGTAAAGAGAAGATGGAAAAGCTCCTGGATAAAGACAATACTACAGATCGGTCGAGGGATTCATGA
- the fliQ gene encoding flagellar biosynthesis protein FliQ — protein MTSEFIIGLAGKAVYTSLLASAPMLILALVVGLAISIFQATTQIQEQTLAFVPKIVAVLLAVLLFGPWILNILVDFTFNILDNLYRYIG, from the coding sequence ATGACTTCGGAATTTATTATCGGTCTGGCCGGGAAAGCGGTATACACGTCATTGCTGGCCAGTGCACCCATGCTTATACTAGCTCTGGTTGTAGGACTCGCAATCAGTATTTTTCAAGCCACAACTCAAATTCAGGAACAAACATTAGCTTTTGTGCCCAAGATTGTGGCCGTACTTCTGGCGGTACTCTTGTTTGGACCTTGGATATTGAATATATTGGTCGATTTTACGTTCAACATTCTCGATAATCTATACAGATACATAGGGTAG
- the fliJ gene encoding flagellar export protein FliJ, protein MKFRYHFQKVVDLKSNEKTQAEWMLSTAIGKLQTEEEHLIQLLNDRSNLVSIIQSATENTASVNSLQEMQRYVHHLDECISRKNSDVKHAQVNVQRNQTFLNGKMIDEKVWLGARDKAKIKFQQEMLLREQNDLDEMATVRFAAKAGRAN, encoded by the coding sequence ATGAAATTTCGATATCATTTCCAGAAAGTTGTTGACCTGAAGAGTAATGAAAAAACACAGGCAGAGTGGATGTTATCCACAGCGATCGGTAAGCTTCAGACGGAGGAAGAACATCTGATACAACTTCTTAATGATAGAAGTAATCTGGTCAGCATTATCCAATCTGCTACGGAAAATACAGCGTCTGTAAACAGTCTGCAAGAGATGCAGCGTTATGTACATCACCTTGATGAGTGCATTTCACGCAAAAATAGTGATGTTAAACATGCTCAGGTCAATGTGCAGCGGAATCAGACCTTTCTCAACGGTAAGATGATTGACGAAAAAGTATGGCTTGGAGCAAGAGACAAGGCCAAAATCAAATTTCAGCAGGAGATGCTCCTCCGGGAACAGAACGATCTGGACGAGATGGCTACTGTACGCTTCGCTGCCAAAGCCGGACGCGCGAATTGA
- a CDS encoding flagellar basal body-associated FliL family protein encodes MKKMMPWLATMLLAITLIVVVVFVFMQGQNGNKNDTHTAAAEEKKMTADEIVEVSSELGEIKTNLADTDHVVVVSFSFKLSDKTAKEDFEKIKEITVKPIIIQTFADTKSEELATAKGRIQFNERLTGLINEALPEGKLSSTSFSAFVMAPM; translated from the coding sequence ATGAAAAAAATGATGCCCTGGCTAGCAACCATGTTGCTGGCTATAACACTCATTGTGGTGGTTGTGTTTGTATTTATGCAAGGACAGAACGGGAATAAGAACGACACACATACGGCAGCTGCTGAAGAAAAGAAAATGACTGCGGATGAGATTGTAGAGGTTTCCTCTGAGCTTGGCGAAATTAAAACCAACTTGGCTGATACGGATCATGTTGTAGTCGTTAGCTTCTCATTCAAGCTGTCAGACAAAACAGCCAAAGAAGATTTTGAGAAAATTAAAGAAATTACAGTGAAGCCTATTATCATTCAGACGTTTGCGGATACAAAGTCTGAGGAGCTGGCTACAGCGAAGGGTCGAATTCAATTTAATGAAAGATTGACCGGACTAATTAATGAAGCTTTACCTGAAGGTAAGTTGAGCAGCACCAGTTTTTCAGCTTTTGTAATGGCGCCAATGTAA
- a CDS encoding DUF4088 family protein, with translation MAVKDDSDMEKESGGGWEKFLMISIPIVFTVVLLGVLLTLFNVDIRNNLFEFANKIPVVKEWVPDPVLDPEKEKLEKSEQQVESAEATIEKLKSQVTAKETELKAAQEATTTEAKKATELQKKLDDAEKAAETAAAATPETESDYQKQIKDLAKMYADMSPSKAAPILQNMTNEEMVLLLSAMQSSARTKVLEKMDPKTAADVTMMMKDAKPSGDLALDALQSRLKKETAATSTASTTTSKNLDKNQLSQTFASMSASSGAKLLLETYKLSPDKTLTILNSVDDATRSQLLENMSSEDSVETAKILNRLMGNK, from the coding sequence ATGGCTGTTAAAGATGATAGCGACATGGAAAAAGAGTCGGGAGGCGGTTGGGAAAAATTTCTCATGATCTCAATCCCGATTGTATTCACCGTAGTATTGCTAGGTGTATTACTTACGCTATTTAATGTAGATATTCGAAATAATTTGTTTGAATTCGCCAATAAGATACCGGTAGTCAAGGAATGGGTACCTGATCCTGTACTTGATCCTGAGAAAGAGAAGCTGGAGAAGAGTGAGCAGCAGGTTGAAAGTGCTGAAGCCACAATCGAAAAGCTGAAGTCCCAGGTAACTGCCAAAGAAACAGAGCTTAAGGCAGCACAGGAAGCAACAACAACCGAAGCGAAGAAAGCCACGGAACTTCAGAAGAAGCTGGATGATGCGGAAAAAGCGGCTGAAACGGCTGCAGCAGCAACGCCGGAAACGGAGTCCGATTATCAAAAGCAAATAAAAGATTTGGCTAAAATGTATGCTGACATGAGCCCGAGCAAAGCTGCACCAATCTTGCAAAATATGACGAATGAGGAAATGGTGTTGTTATTGAGCGCCATGCAATCCTCTGCTCGGACCAAGGTGCTTGAAAAGATGGACCCAAAAACAGCAGCCGATGTCACCATGATGATGAAGGATGCCAAACCGTCCGGCGATCTGGCACTGGATGCACTGCAATCCAGATTGAAAAAAGAAACTGCAGCAACCTCAACTGCATCCACAACGACAAGCAAAAACCTGGATAAAAACCAGCTTAGTCAAACATTTGCTTCGATGTCCGCTTCAAGCGGCGCCAAGTTATTGTTGGAAACATACAAGTTGAGTCCTGACAAAACATTAACCATCCTGAATTCGGTAGATGATGCAACACGCTCTCAATTGCTTGAGAACATGTCTTCTGAGGACTCGGTTGAAACTGCAAAAATACTGAACAGATTGATGGGTAACAAGTAA